In Micromonospora sp. LH3U1, one genomic interval encodes:
- a CDS encoding endo-1,4-beta-xylanase: protein MNHKRALRAAVTIAVTGALAAGMTMALTTAASAGTTLRASAAEKGRYFGAAVATGKLSDSTYVTVLNREFNSVVAENEMKWDATESQQGRFSYTGGDRLVSHARANGMSVRGHALLWHAQQPGWAQGMSGSALRSAAINHVTQVATHFRGQIYAWDVVNEAFADGGGGGRRDSNLQRTGNDWIEAAFRAARAADPGAKLCYNDYNTDGVNAKSTGIYNMVRDFRSRGVPIDCVGFQSHLGTSLAGDYQANLQRFADLGVDVQITELDVMTGGNQATIYGSVTRACLAVSRCTGITVWGVRDCDSWRGSDNALLFDCGGNKKAAYTNVLNALNAGGGIPTTPPPTTPPPTTPPPTTPPPTTPPPVPGGCSASVSLNSWTGGFVATVRVTAGSAGTNGWNVSLTLPGGASVTNTWSATASGSTGTVRFTNVDYNGRLSAGQVTEFGFQGNGSGAGMTPTCAAS from the coding sequence ATGAATCACAAGAGAGCCCTGCGAGCGGCGGTGACCATCGCAGTCACTGGCGCCCTCGCCGCCGGCATGACGATGGCGCTGACCACCGCGGCCAGTGCCGGAACGACGCTCCGAGCGTCGGCGGCCGAGAAGGGCCGCTACTTCGGCGCCGCGGTGGCGACCGGCAAACTCTCCGACAGTACATACGTGACTGTCCTGAACCGCGAGTTCAACAGTGTCGTGGCCGAGAACGAGATGAAGTGGGACGCGACTGAGTCGCAGCAGGGCCGGTTCAGTTACACCGGCGGTGATCGTTTGGTGAGTCACGCTCGGGCCAATGGCATGAGTGTGCGGGGTCATGCTCTGTTGTGGCATGCGCAGCAGCCGGGTTGGGCGCAGGGTATGTCCGGTAGTGCGTTGCGTAGCGCGGCGATCAATCATGTGACTCAGGTGGCGACGCATTTTCGGGGGCAGATCTATGCCTGGGATGTGGTGAATGAGGCGTTCGCTGACGGGGGTGGTGGCGGGCGGCGTGATTCGAACCTGCAGCGCACCGGTAATGACTGGATCGAGGCGGCGTTCCGTGCGGCGCGGGCGGCTGATCCGGGTGCGAAGTTGTGTTACAACGACTACAACACTGATGGGGTCAACGCGAAGTCGACCGGTATCTACAACATGGTGCGGGATTTCAGGTCTCGTGGTGTGCCGATTGACTGTGTGGGGTTCCAGTCGCATCTGGGCACGTCGCTGGCGGGGGATTATCAGGCGAATCTGCAGCGTTTCGCTGATCTTGGCGTCGATGTGCAGATCACCGAGTTGGACGTGATGACCGGCGGTAACCAGGCCACCATCTACGGCTCGGTCACCCGTGCGTGCCTGGCCGTCTCGCGGTGCACCGGCATCACGGTGTGGGGTGTGCGGGACTGCGACTCGTGGCGTGGATCCGACAACGCCCTGCTCTTCGACTGCGGCGGCAACAAGAAGGCGGCGTACACCAACGTCCTGAACGCCCTCAACGCCGGCGGAGGCATCCCGACGACCCCGCCGCCGACGACCCCGCCGCCGACCACGCCTCCGCCCACCACCCCGCCGCCGACGACGCCTCCGCCGGTGCCGGGTGGTTGCTCGGCGTCGGTGTCACTCAACTCGTGGACCGGCGGTTTCGTGGCCACCGTGCGGGTGACGGCTGGTTCCGCCGGTACGAACGGGTGGAACGTCAGCCTGACGCTCCCCGGGGGTGCGAGTGTCACCAACACCTGGAGCGCTACGGCCAGTGGCTCCACGGGCACGGTGCGGTTCACCAACGTGGACTACAACGGTCGGCTCAGTGCGGGCCAGGTCACCGAGTTCGGCTTCCAGGGCAATGGCAGCGGGGCCGGCATGACGCCCACCTGCGCTGCCTCCTGA
- a CDS encoding glycoside hydrolase family 43 protein yields MPLTRRAFTLGALSTAAATTGVLSLPHAALAAANTAYVMAYFTETPQFQGADYGLHLAVSRDGLNWTPLNQNNPVVTPTAGQLGLRDPFVLRKQDGTFVVLATDLKGTNFGLNSQYLHVWDSTDLTSLTGYRRIRMHTLNTHTWAPTAFWDAARGQYAIVYSANNGQDVFLVNYTSDFQTVSSPQVFFSPGFGVLDGDVVVDGGTTYLYYKNLGNGNLYGARSSTGAPNSFTTYTSGLLQGTGIEAPLLVKAIDGSGWRLWGDSYGPVNNDYYAWSTTTIGGNSWTPMNQRDYTPPMNAKHGSMVGITDAEYNGLIARWGTPNWVRLKSSNLPDRYVRHADNVARLDAYPFDPYQDQMWRMVPGLADSTGVSFQSVNYPGSYLRHYNYEVRLAANENTSVFRADATFYRTAGLADAAWTSFRSYNFPTRYLRHANYLLRIDPLSSSSSAADRQDATFRITP; encoded by the coding sequence GTGCCGTTGACCAGACGCGCGTTCACCCTGGGCGCACTGTCCACCGCTGCCGCCACCACCGGCGTGCTGAGTCTCCCGCACGCCGCCCTCGCCGCGGCGAACACCGCATACGTGATGGCCTACTTCACCGAAACTCCCCAGTTCCAGGGCGCGGACTACGGCCTGCACCTCGCCGTCAGTCGCGACGGCCTCAACTGGACGCCGCTCAACCAGAACAACCCGGTCGTCACGCCGACAGCCGGCCAGCTGGGCCTGCGGGACCCGTTCGTCCTCCGCAAGCAGGACGGCACCTTCGTCGTGCTCGCCACGGATCTGAAGGGCACCAACTTCGGCCTGAACAGTCAGTACCTGCACGTCTGGGACTCGACCGACCTGACGAGCCTCACCGGATACCGCCGGATCCGGATGCACACGCTGAACACCCACACCTGGGCCCCAACCGCTTTCTGGGACGCCGCCCGCGGCCAGTACGCCATCGTCTACTCGGCCAACAACGGCCAGGACGTCTTCCTGGTCAACTACACCAGCGACTTCCAGACGGTCAGCTCGCCGCAGGTGTTCTTCAGCCCCGGCTTCGGCGTCCTCGACGGAGACGTCGTCGTCGACGGCGGCACCACGTACCTCTACTACAAGAATCTCGGCAACGGGAACCTCTACGGCGCCCGGTCCAGCACCGGCGCCCCGAACAGCTTCACCACGTACACCAGCGGGCTCCTCCAGGGCACCGGCATCGAGGCTCCGCTGCTGGTCAAGGCGATCGACGGCAGTGGCTGGCGGCTGTGGGGCGACTCGTACGGCCCGGTCAACAACGACTACTACGCCTGGTCGACCACCACCATCGGGGGCAACTCGTGGACCCCGATGAACCAGCGCGACTACACGCCGCCGATGAACGCGAAGCACGGCTCGATGGTCGGTATCACGGACGCGGAGTACAACGGCCTGATCGCCCGCTGGGGGACGCCGAACTGGGTCCGGTTGAAGTCGTCCAACCTGCCCGACCGTTACGTCCGGCACGCCGACAACGTGGCCCGGCTGGACGCGTACCCGTTCGACCCGTACCAGGACCAGATGTGGCGGATGGTGCCCGGACTCGCCGACTCCACCGGGGTGTCCTTCCAGTCGGTGAACTATCCCGGCTCCTACCTCCGGCACTACAACTACGAGGTCCGGCTCGCCGCGAACGAGAACACCTCGGTGTTCCGGGCCGACGCCACCTTCTACCGGACGGCAGGGCTCGCCGACGCCGCCTGGACGTCGTTCCGCTCGTACAACTTCCCGACCCGCTACCTGCGACACGCCAACTACCTGTTGCGCATCGATCCGCTCAGCAGCAGTTCGAGCGCCGCCGACCGCCAGGACGCCACCTTCCGAATCACCCCGTAG
- a CDS encoding family 43 glycosylhydrolase has protein sequence MASLACVLALVPGAAKADNPIVQHIYTADPAPLVHNGRVYLYTGHDEDGSTYFTMREWRVWSSADMVNWTDHGSPMNLATFAWADANAWAGQVIARNGKFYWYVPVRQRSNGQMVIGVGVADSPTGPFRDAIGRPLVGNGEIDPTVFVDDDGQAYLYWGNPGLWYVKLNPDMISFSGSATRIPLTTAGFGTRSGNASRPTLYEEGPWVFKRNGLYYNVFAAECCSEFIAYSTAPGPTGPWTYRGTIMPRQGSSFTNHAGVIDFNGGSYFFYHNGALSGGGGYTRSVAVEKFTYNSNGTFPTITMSTTGAPQVGTLNPYVRQEAETIAWGSGIETEPSSEGGMNVGWIENGDYVKVKGVAFGAGATSFTARVASATSGGRIEVRLDNSNGPLVGTCTVPGTGGWQSWATATCAVSGATGTHDLFLRFAGGTGNLFNMNWWQFGGGTGGTGNLLTNGNVESGTTGWGVNGSGTLSSNTAVVHGGTGSLSITGRASAWNGPSQDVTSKLTNGKSYTTNVWVRAQSGTPSAKATLALTANGTTNYVQLTPAAGVNANGWTLLTGTATASWSGTLSSATFYVETAAGTDSLLVDDVSFE, from the coding sequence CTGGCGAGCCTGGCCTGCGTCCTCGCCCTGGTCCCCGGCGCGGCCAAGGCCGACAACCCCATCGTTCAGCACATCTACACCGCGGACCCGGCGCCGTTGGTGCACAACGGCCGGGTGTACCTCTACACCGGACATGACGAGGACGGCTCCACGTACTTCACCATGCGGGAGTGGCGGGTGTGGTCGTCCGCCGACATGGTGAACTGGACCGACCACGGCTCGCCGATGAACCTGGCGACTTTCGCCTGGGCGGACGCCAACGCGTGGGCTGGTCAGGTCATCGCCCGCAACGGGAAGTTCTACTGGTACGTGCCGGTACGCCAGCGCTCGAATGGGCAGATGGTGATCGGAGTGGGGGTGGCGGACAGCCCGACCGGGCCGTTCCGGGACGCGATTGGTCGGCCCCTGGTGGGCAACGGTGAGATCGATCCGACCGTGTTCGTCGACGATGATGGTCAGGCGTACCTGTACTGGGGTAACCCGGGTCTGTGGTACGTGAAGTTGAACCCGGACATGATTTCTTTCTCGGGCAGCGCGACCAGGATTCCGCTGACCACAGCGGGTTTCGGCACCCGTAGCGGGAATGCGAGTCGGCCCACCCTGTATGAGGAGGGGCCGTGGGTGTTCAAGCGCAACGGCTTGTATTACAACGTGTTCGCGGCGGAGTGCTGCTCGGAGTTCATCGCGTACTCGACCGCTCCGGGTCCGACCGGGCCCTGGACGTATCGGGGGACGATCATGCCCCGGCAGGGCAGTAGTTTCACCAATCACGCGGGTGTGATCGATTTCAACGGCGGATCGTATTTCTTCTATCACAACGGTGCGCTGTCCGGTGGTGGTGGCTACACCCGATCGGTCGCGGTGGAGAAGTTCACCTACAACTCCAATGGCACGTTCCCGACGATCACCATGAGCACCACGGGGGCGCCGCAGGTGGGCACGTTGAACCCGTACGTGCGGCAGGAGGCCGAGACGATCGCGTGGGGTTCGGGGATCGAGACCGAACCGTCCAGCGAAGGCGGTATGAACGTCGGCTGGATCGAGAACGGCGACTACGTCAAGGTCAAGGGCGTCGCGTTCGGCGCTGGTGCGACCTCGTTCACCGCCCGGGTCGCCTCGGCCACCAGCGGCGGCCGCATCGAGGTACGGCTCGACAACAGCAACGGCCCACTGGTGGGCACCTGCACCGTGCCGGGCACCGGCGGCTGGCAGTCCTGGGCCACCGCCACCTGCGCGGTGAGCGGTGCGACCGGGACGCATGACCTGTTCCTCCGCTTCGCCGGCGGCACCGGCAACCTGTTCAACATGAACTGGTGGCAGTTCGGCGGCGGCACCGGTGGCACCGGAAACCTGCTCACCAACGGCAACGTGGAGAGCGGCACGACGGGCTGGGGTGTGAACGGCAGCGGGACGCTGTCGTCGAACACCGCTGTCGTGCACGGCGGCACCGGCTCACTGTCGATCACCGGTCGGGCCTCCGCGTGGAACGGCCCCAGCCAGGACGTGACCTCGAAGCTCACCAACGGCAAGAGCTACACCACGAACGTCTGGGTACGGGCGCAGAGCGGCACACCGTCCGCTAAGGCGACCCTCGCGCTGACCGCCAACGGCACGACGAACTACGTGCAGCTGACCCCGGCGGCGGGGGTGAACGCCAACGGCTGGACCCTGCTCACCGGCACGGCGACGGCGTCGTGGAGCGGCACGCTGTCCAGCGCCACCTTCTATGTCGAGACGGCAGCGGGCACCGACAGTCTCCTCGTCGACGACGTCTCGTTCGAGTGA
- a CDS encoding beta-L-arabinofuranosidase domain-containing protein, translating to MSPLPLSRRHLLQAAGATVVLSATGTTFAAGSAAAAVVPPARSDLGVSAYSFDLGQVRLTTGRWMDNQTRTLNYLRFVDVDRLLYNFRANHRLSTNGAATNGGWDAPNFPFRTHMQGHFLTAWAYGYAVLGDTTCRDKANYMVAELAKCQANNGAAGFGAGYLSGFPESDFTALEARTLSNGNVPYYCIHKTLAGLLDVWRYTGNTQARTVLLALAGWVDTRTSRLSSSQMQSMLGTEFGGMNDVLTDIYQQTGDGRWLATAQRFDHAAVFNPLAANQDQLSGLHANTQVPKWVGAAREFKATGTTRYRDIASNAWNITVGAHSYVIGGNSQAEHFRAPNAIAGYLSNDTCEQCNTYNMLKLTRELWLLDPNRTDYFDFYERAMINHLIGGQNPADNHGHITYFTPLRPGGRRGVGPAWGGGTWSTDYNSFWCCQGTGLEINTRLMDSIYFYNGTTLTVNLFTPSVLTWSQRGITVTQSTSYPVSDTTTLTLSGSMSGSWSIRVRIPSWTSGATIAVNGAVENVATTPGSYATVTRTWAAGDTITVRLPMQVAIRAANDNANVAAITYGPAVLAGNYGNTALSALPSLTTSSITRTSTTSLAFTASANGSTVPLAPFQDAHGYNYTVYWSTTGGTTGGSSRLVNVGTGLVLGVQNMSTADGGLAVQWGDSGTADHNWVVVTDGSAVRFRNVNSGKVLGVENMSTADNARVLQWSDNGTADHRWTLVDNGDGTYRIRNVNSGKLLGILNGSTAWGAQAVQDSDNGSADNRWRLLRNA from the coding sequence ATGTCACCCCTGCCCCTCAGCCGCCGCCACCTCCTTCAGGCCGCAGGAGCCACCGTTGTGCTGTCCGCGACCGGCACCACCTTCGCCGCCGGCAGCGCGGCCGCGGCCGTGGTGCCACCGGCCCGGTCGGACCTCGGCGTCTCGGCGTACTCGTTCGACCTCGGTCAGGTGCGGCTCACCACCGGCCGCTGGATGGACAACCAGACGCGGACGCTGAACTATCTGCGGTTCGTCGACGTCGACCGCCTGCTCTACAACTTCCGCGCCAACCACCGGCTGTCCACCAACGGTGCCGCCACCAACGGAGGCTGGGACGCGCCGAACTTCCCGTTCCGGACCCACATGCAGGGGCACTTCCTGACCGCCTGGGCGTACGGGTACGCGGTGCTGGGCGACACCACCTGCCGGGACAAGGCGAACTACATGGTGGCCGAGCTGGCCAAGTGCCAGGCGAACAACGGGGCTGCCGGGTTCGGCGCGGGTTACCTCTCCGGCTTCCCGGAGTCCGACTTCACGGCGCTCGAGGCACGGACGTTGTCCAACGGCAACGTGCCCTACTACTGCATCCACAAGACCCTCGCGGGGCTGCTCGACGTCTGGCGCTACACCGGCAACACGCAGGCCCGCACGGTGTTGCTGGCGTTGGCGGGTTGGGTCGACACCCGGACGTCCCGGTTGAGCTCCAGCCAGATGCAGTCGATGCTGGGCACCGAGTTCGGTGGCATGAACGACGTGTTGACCGACATCTACCAGCAGACCGGTGACGGCCGGTGGCTCGCCACCGCCCAGCGGTTCGACCACGCCGCGGTGTTCAACCCGCTGGCGGCCAACCAGGACCAGCTCTCCGGGCTGCACGCCAACACGCAGGTGCCCAAGTGGGTGGGCGCCGCCCGGGAGTTCAAGGCCACCGGGACCACCCGTTACCGGGACATCGCCAGCAACGCGTGGAACATCACCGTCGGCGCGCACTCCTACGTCATCGGCGGCAACAGTCAGGCCGAGCACTTCCGGGCACCCAACGCGATCGCCGGTTACCTCAGCAACGACACCTGCGAGCAGTGCAACACCTACAACATGCTCAAACTGACCCGGGAGCTGTGGCTGCTCGACCCGAACCGGACCGACTACTTCGACTTCTACGAGCGCGCGATGATCAACCACCTGATCGGTGGACAGAACCCGGCCGACAACCACGGCCACATCACGTACTTCACCCCGCTCAGGCCGGGCGGGCGTCGAGGCGTGGGCCCGGCGTGGGGCGGCGGCACCTGGAGCACCGACTACAACTCGTTCTGGTGCTGTCAGGGCACCGGCCTGGAGATCAACACGAGGTTGATGGACTCCATCTACTTCTACAACGGCACCACGCTGACCGTGAACCTGTTCACGCCGTCGGTGCTGACCTGGTCGCAGCGCGGCATCACGGTCACCCAGAGCACCAGCTACCCGGTCAGTGACACCACCACCCTGACGCTGTCCGGGTCGATGAGCGGCTCGTGGAGCATCCGGGTGCGGATCCCGTCCTGGACCAGCGGCGCGACGATCGCCGTCAACGGCGCGGTGGAGAACGTCGCCACCACACCGGGCAGCTACGCCACGGTCACCCGCACCTGGGCCGCCGGCGACACCATCACCGTACGACTGCCGATGCAGGTCGCCATCCGAGCGGCCAACGACAACGCCAACGTCGCCGCGATCACGTACGGCCCGGCGGTGCTGGCCGGCAACTACGGCAACACCGCCCTGAGCGCCCTGCCGTCACTCACCACCTCCTCGATCACCCGCACCAGCACCACCTCGCTCGCGTTCACCGCCAGCGCGAACGGTTCCACGGTGCCCCTCGCCCCATTCCAGGATGCCCACGGATACAACTACACCGTCTACTGGAGCACCACCGGCGGCACCACGGGCGGCAGCAGCCGTCTGGTCAACGTCGGTACCGGCCTGGTCCTCGGTGTCCAGAACATGTCCACCGCCGACGGTGGACTTGCGGTGCAGTGGGGCGACAGCGGCACCGCGGACCACAACTGGGTGGTCGTCACCGACGGCAGCGCCGTCCGGTTCCGCAACGTCAACAGTGGCAAGGTGCTGGGCGTGGAGAACATGTCCACCGCCGACAACGCTCGGGTCCTGCAATGGTCGGACAACGGCACCGCCGACCACCGCTGGACCCTCGTCGACAACGGCGACGGCACCTACCGGATCCGCAACGTCAACAGCGGCAAGCTACTCGGGATCCTGAACGGATCGACCGCCTGGGGCGCGCAGGCCGTACAGGATTCGGACAACGGCAGCGCGGACAACCGGTGGAGGCTCCTCCGCAACGCCTGA